From a single Labrenzia sp. PHM005 genomic region:
- the rpsC gene encoding 30S ribosomal protein S3 translates to MGHKVNPIGMRLGINRTWDSRWYANKNEYGDLLHEDFRIREYLMKELKQAAVSKVVIERPHKKCRVSIHSGRPGVVIGKKGADIERLRKKIADITNSEVHLNIVEVRKPEIDATLVAASIAQQLERRVAFRRAMKRAVQSAMRLGAQGIRINCGGRLGGAEIARIEWYREGRVPLHTLRADIDYGVASAHTAYGVCGVKVWIFKGEILEHDPMASEKRATAGNEGGNQGDRGGRRDRGRERAA, encoded by the coding sequence ATGGGACATAAAGTTAACCCGATCGGCATGCGCCTCGGGATCAACCGCACCTGGGATTCTCGCTGGTACGCCAACAAAAACGAATATGGCGATCTTCTGCACGAAGATTTCCGCATTCGTGAGTACCTGATGAAGGAACTCAAGCAGGCTGCGGTTTCCAAAGTGGTTATCGAGCGCCCACACAAAAAATGCCGCGTGTCCATTCACTCCGGTCGTCCGGGTGTGGTCATCGGTAAAAAGGGTGCCGACATCGAGCGTCTTCGCAAGAAGATTGCCGACATCACCAATTCCGAAGTGCATCTCAACATTGTTGAAGTGCGCAAGCCGGAAATCGACGCGACCTTGGTTGCCGCTTCGATCGCTCAGCAGCTGGAACGCCGTGTTGCTTTCCGCCGTGCCATGAAGCGGGCCGTTCAGTCCGCGATGCGTCTTGGCGCACAAGGCATCCGGATTAACTGTGGCGGCCGTCTCGGCGGTGCGGAAATCGCGCGTATCGAATGGTACCGTGAAGGCCGCGTGCCGCTTCACACACTGCGTGCGGACATCGACTATGGTGTTGCCAGCGCTCACACAGCTTATGGCGTGTGTGGTGTGAAGGTCTGGATCTTCAAAGGCGAAATCCTCGAGCATGATCCGATGGCGTCCGAAAAACGGGCAACAGCGGGCAACGAGGGTGGAAACCAGGGTGATCGCGGCGGACGCCGGGATCGGGGCCGCGAGCGCGCAGCTTAA
- the rplN gene encoding 50S ribosomal protein L14, whose product MIQMQTNLDVADNSGARRVMCIKVLGGSKRKYASVGDIIVVSVKEAIPRGRVKKGDVMKAVVVRTAKDIRRPDGSVIRFDRNAAVLVNNNKEPVGTRIFGPVPRELRAKNHMKIISLAPEVL is encoded by the coding sequence ATGATTCAGATGCAAACAAACCTCGACGTCGCGGATAACTCCGGCGCTCGTCGTGTCATGTGCATCAAAGTGCTCGGTGGCTCCAAGCGGAAATATGCCTCTGTTGGCGACATCATCGTTGTGTCAGTCAAAGAAGCTATTCCACGGGGCCGCGTTAAAAAGGGCGACGTGATGAAGGCTGTCGTCGTGCGCACGGCAAAGGATATCCGCCGTCCCGATGGCAGCGTGATCCGGTTCGACCGCAATGCGGCCGTGCTGGTCAATAACAACAAGGAGCCGGTCGGCACCCGTATTTTCGGACCAGTGCCGCGTGAACTCCGCGCTAAGAACCATATGAAAATCATTTCGCTGGCGCCGGAGGTGCTCTGA
- the rplV gene encoding 50S ribosomal protein L22, with amino-acid sequence MGKPKRERTLADNEARAMTRMIRVSPRKLNLVAAAIRGKKVGSAIADLTFSRKRIAQDVKKTLMSAVANAENNHDLDIDNLVVAEAHVGKAFVIKRFQPRARGRVGRIEKPFSNLTIVVREVEESA; translated from the coding sequence ATGGGCAAGCCGAAGCGTGAGCGGACGCTCGCTGACAACGAAGCTCGGGCGATGACACGGATGATTCGTGTTTCCCCCCGCAAGCTGAATCTCGTTGCTGCTGCTATCCGTGGTAAAAAAGTCGGTTCCGCGATTGCGGACCTGACATTCTCCCGCAAGCGTATCGCACAGGATGTCAAGAAAACTCTGATGTCTGCCGTTGCCAATGCGGAAAACAATCACGACCTGGACATCGACAACCTGGTGGTTGCCGAAGCTCATGTTGGCAAAGCTTTTGTCATCAAGCGGTTCCAGCCCCGTGCACGTGGACGTGTTGGCCGGATCGAGAAGCCTTTCTCGAACCTGACGATCGTCGTGCGTGAAGTTGAGGAGAGTGCCTGA
- a CDS encoding 50S ribosomal protein L23 — translation MSNLPHYDKIVGPVITEKSTMASEENKVVFKVANDATKPEIKAAVEALFGVKVTAVNTLVRKGKVKRFRGRLGRQSDFKKAVVTLQEGHAIDVATGL, via the coding sequence ATGAGCAATCTTCCTCACTACGACAAAATCGTCGGTCCGGTAATCACCGAAAAATCGACGATGGCTTCTGAAGAGAACAAGGTTGTCTTCAAGGTTGCCAACGATGCAACTAAGCCGGAAATCAAGGCCGCTGTCGAAGCTCTGTTCGGCGTCAAGGTCACGGCAGTCAACACTCTGGTCCGCAAGGGCAAAGTGAAGCGCTTCCGCGGACGTCTTGGCCGCCAGTCTGACTTCAAAAAGGCCGTCGTTACGCTGCAGGAAGGTCACGCGATTGACGTGGCTACCGGGCTCTAA
- the rplX gene encoding 50S ribosomal protein L24 — MAAKIKKGDTVVVLTGRDKGKSGEVVQILPADNKALVRGINMVRRHQKQTQTQEAGIVSKEAPIHLSNIALADPKDGKATRVGFKVQDDGAKVRVAKRSGDLIDG; from the coding sequence ATGGCTGCGAAAATCAAAAAAGGCGATACGGTGGTCGTACTGACCGGCCGTGATAAGGGCAAGTCTGGCGAAGTCGTTCAGATCCTGCCGGCCGACAACAAAGCACTGGTACGCGGCATCAACATGGTTCGCCGTCACCAGAAGCAGACCCAGACCCAGGAAGCTGGCATCGTTTCTAAGGAAGCGCCGATCCATCTTTCCAACATCGCTCTTGCCGATCCAAAAGACGGTAAAGCGACACGCGTCGGCTTCAAAGTGCAGGACGATGGTGCCAAGGTCCGTGTGGCCAAGCGTTCGGGAGACCTGATCGATGGCTGA
- a CDS encoding regulator, whose product MNDNDMDMEPVVYIVIGRVWKDEDTSPDAAITIHALLRAPDDDDAVRKTLEALSSQGFAEAELDQIGVIDGEPDEPIYEGAYQDALSGNVAIVTLSE is encoded by the coding sequence ATGAACGACAACGATATGGATATGGAACCGGTGGTCTACATTGTGATCGGCCGGGTTTGGAAGGACGAAGATACGTCGCCGGATGCGGCAATCACGATCCATGCGCTGCTGAGAGCTCCGGATGATGACGATGCCGTACGCAAGACGCTGGAAGCATTGTCGTCTCAAGGGTTCGCCGAAGCTGAACTGGATCAGATTGGTGTGATCGATGGTGAACCTGATGAACCGATCTATGAAGGGGCGTATCAGGACGCATTGTCCGGGAACGTTGCGATAGTAACCCTATCCGAATAA
- the rpmC gene encoding 50S ribosomal protein L29 codes for MKATDVRAKTLDELRTELEGLKKEQFNLRFQKATGQLENTARVRQIRRDIARIQTIMREKRVSATA; via the coding sequence ATGAAGGCGACCGATGTACGGGCTAAGACCCTCGACGAGCTCCGCACAGAGCTTGAGGGCCTGAAGAAAGAGCAGTTCAACCTGCGCTTCCAGAAGGCTACGGGTCAGCTTGAAAACACCGCACGAGTCCGGCAGATCCGCCGTGATATCGCGCGTATCCAGACGATCATGCGCGAAAAGCGCGTGTCGGCGACCGCATAA
- the rpsG gene encoding 30S ribosomal protein S7, with protein sequence MSRRHRAEKREINPDPKFGDMVVTKFMNSIMYDGKKSTAERIVYGAFDVVENKTRENPIEVFHAALENVMPQVEVRSRRVGGATYQVPVEVRSDRRQALAIRWLIAAARNRNETTMVDRLSGELLDAANNRGTAVKKREDTHRMADANRAFSHYRW encoded by the coding sequence ATGTCCCGTCGTCACCGCGCAGAAAAACGCGAAATCAACCCGGATCCGAAATTCGGGGATATGGTCGTCACCAAGTTCATGAACTCCATCATGTACGACGGCAAGAAGTCCACCGCCGAGCGCATTGTTTACGGTGCTTTCGACGTTGTTGAGAACAAGACCCGTGAGAACCCGATCGAAGTGTTCCACGCCGCTCTTGAGAACGTTATGCCGCAAGTGGAAGTTCGTTCCCGCCGTGTTGGTGGTGCGACCTACCAGGTTCCGGTTGAAGTTCGTTCTGACCGCCGTCAGGCGCTTGCGATCCGTTGGTTGATCGCAGCAGCTCGTAACCGCAACGAAACCACAATGGTTGATCGCCTCTCCGGTGAACTGCTCGATGCAGCAAACAACCGTGGTACCGCAGTTAAGAAGCGCGAAGACACGCACCGGATGGCCGACGCCAACCGCGCATTCTCGCACTATCGCTGGTAA
- the rpsQ gene encoding 30S ribosomal protein S17 produces the protein MPKRILQGTVVSDANDKTVTVNVERRFTHPLLKKTVRRTKKYRAHDESNQYKVGDSVQIEECAPISKNKRWTVVTQ, from the coding sequence ATGCCAAAGCGTATCCTGCAGGGCACCGTTGTCAGCGACGCCAATGACAAAACGGTGACGGTAAACGTGGAGCGCCGCTTCACACACCCGCTGCTGAAAAAGACTGTGCGCCGGACTAAGAAGTACCGCGCACACGATGAAAGCAACCAATACAAGGTTGGCGACTCTGTTCAGATTGAAGAGTGTGCGCCGATCTCGAAAAACAAACGTTGGACAGTGGTTACTCAGTAA
- the fusA gene encoding elongation factor G yields the protein MSRTHNIEDYRNFGIMAHIDAGKTTTTERILYYTGKSHKIGEVHDGAATMDWMEQEQERGITITSAATTAHWNDKRLNIIDTPGHVDFTIEVERSLRVLDGAVALLDANAGVEPQTETVWRQADKYNVPRMIFVNKMDKLGADFDRCCEMIKSRLGATPLVMQLNIGAESEFAGVVDLLKMKALIWQSENLGAAWDVLDIPAELADRAQEMRDALIETAVEIDEEAMEAYLEGEEPSFEKLQELIRKGTIAGDFVPVFCGSAFKNKGVQPLLDAVVDYLPSPVEVPAIKGIDPKNEEEVERQSSDEEPLGLLAFKIANDPFVGSLTFCRIYSGVLNKGVSLLNTVKDKRERVGRMMQMHSNSREDIDVAYAGDIVAIAGLKDTTTGDTLCDPLKPVILERMEFPEPVIEIAVEPKTKADQEKMGLALNRLAAEDPSFRVKTDEESGQTIIAGMGELHLDIIVDRMKREFKVEANIGAPQVAYRETITKVADVDYTHKKQSGGSGQFARIKLTIEPSEPNEGYVFESKIVGGNVPKEYIPGVTKGIESVMSSGPLAGFPMLDIKATLTDGAYHDVDSSVLAFEIAGRAGFREAIQKAGPKLLEPVMKVEVVTPEDYMGDVIGDLNSRRGQIAGTENRGIVTVITAMVPLANMFGYVNNLRSMSQGRAQYSMVFDHYDQVPQAVAEEVQAKYA from the coding sequence ATGTCGCGCACGCATAATATCGAGGACTACCGTAACTTCGGCATCATGGCTCACATCGATGCTGGTAAGACGACCACCACCGAGCGGATCCTCTACTACACCGGTAAGAGCCACAAGATCGGTGAAGTTCATGATGGCGCTGCCACTATGGACTGGATGGAGCAGGAGCAGGAGCGTGGTATCACGATCACCTCTGCTGCAACCACCGCTCACTGGAATGACAAACGCCTGAACATCATCGACACCCCAGGCCACGTTGACTTCACAATTGAAGTTGAGCGGTCCCTGCGTGTTCTTGATGGCGCGGTTGCTCTTCTGGACGCCAACGCTGGCGTTGAGCCGCAGACTGAGACTGTTTGGCGTCAGGCCGACAAGTACAACGTCCCGCGGATGATCTTCGTCAACAAGATGGACAAACTCGGCGCCGATTTCGATCGCTGCTGCGAGATGATTAAGTCCCGTCTTGGGGCCACTCCGCTGGTCATGCAGCTGAACATCGGCGCTGAAAGCGAATTCGCTGGCGTTGTTGATCTGCTGAAAATGAAAGCTCTGATCTGGCAGTCCGAAAACCTCGGCGCTGCTTGGGACGTTCTGGACATCCCGGCTGAGCTTGCTGACCGTGCGCAGGAAATGCGCGACGCTCTGATCGAGACTGCTGTTGAGATCGACGAAGAAGCAATGGAAGCTTACCTGGAAGGCGAAGAGCCGTCTTTCGAGAAGCTTCAAGAGCTGATCCGTAAGGGCACCATTGCTGGTGATTTCGTTCCGGTCTTCTGTGGTTCTGCGTTCAAGAACAAAGGCGTGCAGCCGCTTCTTGATGCAGTTGTTGATTACCTGCCGAGCCCGGTTGAAGTTCCGGCTATTAAAGGTATCGATCCGAAGAACGAAGAAGAAGTTGAGCGTCAGTCTTCTGATGAAGAGCCGCTTGGCCTGCTGGCATTCAAGATCGCGAACGACCCGTTCGTTGGCTCTTTGACCTTCTGCCGCATCTACTCCGGTGTTCTGAACAAGGGTGTTTCCCTTCTGAACACTGTTAAAGACAAGCGTGAGCGCGTCGGCCGGATGATGCAGATGCACTCCAACTCCCGTGAAGACATTGATGTGGCCTATGCAGGTGACATCGTGGCGATCGCAGGTCTCAAAGACACCACCACTGGTGACACCCTTTGTGATCCGCTGAAGCCGGTCATTCTGGAGCGGATGGAATTCCCTGAGCCGGTCATCGAGATCGCAGTTGAGCCGAAGACCAAAGCCGACCAGGAAAAAATGGGCCTCGCCCTGAACCGCCTGGCTGCTGAGGATCCGTCCTTCCGCGTGAAGACCGACGAAGAGTCCGGTCAGACCATCATCGCCGGTATGGGTGAATTGCACCTCGACATCATCGTCGACCGCATGAAGCGTGAGTTCAAGGTTGAGGCGAACATTGGTGCGCCGCAGGTTGCTTACCGCGAAACCATCACCAAGGTTGCAGACGTGGATTACACCCACAAGAAGCAGTCTGGTGGTTCTGGTCAGTTCGCTCGCATCAAGCTCACCATCGAGCCGTCCGAGCCGAATGAAGGTTACGTCTTCGAGAGCAAGATCGTTGGCGGTAACGTTCCGAAGGAATACATCCCGGGTGTTACCAAGGGTATCGAAAGCGTCATGTCGTCCGGTCCGCTGGCTGGCTTCCCGATGCTCGACATCAAGGCAACACTCACCGATGGTGCCTACCACGACGTTGACTCCTCTGTTCTGGCCTTCGAAATCGCCGGCCGTGCCGGTTTCCGCGAAGCCATTCAGAAAGCTGGCCCGAAACTTCTCGAGCCGGTCATGAAGGTCGAGGTTGTTACCCCGGAAGATTACATGGGTGATGTGATTGGTGACCTGAACTCCCGCCGCGGCCAGATCGCGGGTACGGAGAACCGGGGCATCGTGACCGTCATCACAGCAATGGTACCGCTGGCCAACATGTTTGGTTACGTGAACAACCTGCGTTCCATGTCTCAAGGCCGCGCCCAGTATTCGATGGTGTTCGATCACTACGATCAGGTGCCGCAGGCTGTCGCCGAAGAGGTTCAGGCGAAATACGCCTGA
- the rplC gene encoding 50S ribosomal protein L3, with protein MRSGVIAQKVGMTRIYNDAGEHVPVTVLRLENCQVVAHRTDEKNGYNALQLGAGTRKVKNTPKALRGHFAVAKVEPKRTVVEFRVSADNMIDVGAEITADHYVEGQFVDVTGTSIGKGFAGVMKRHNFGGGRASHGNSISHRSHGSTGQCQDPGRVFKGKKMAGHMGDARVTTQNLKVVRTDVERGLIMVEGSVPGAKGGWIQVRDAIKKALPENVPVPGAFKASAAAEAAGKESE; from the coding sequence ATGCGTTCTGGAGTGATCGCTCAGAAAGTGGGCATGACCCGCATCTATAACGATGCAGGCGAGCATGTTCCGGTCACGGTTTTGCGGCTGGAAAATTGCCAGGTGGTAGCCCACCGGACTGACGAAAAGAACGGTTACAACGCACTGCAGCTCGGTGCCGGTACCCGTAAAGTAAAGAATACGCCGAAGGCACTGCGCGGCCACTTTGCTGTTGCAAAGGTTGAGCCGAAGCGGACTGTGGTCGAGTTTCGCGTTTCCGCGGACAACATGATCGACGTGGGCGCAGAAATCACTGCCGACCACTACGTCGAAGGCCAGTTTGTCGACGTGACCGGCACTTCCATCGGTAAAGGTTTTGCCGGTGTTATGAAGCGTCACAACTTCGGTGGTGGCCGTGCATCGCACGGTAATTCGATCTCGCACCGCTCACACGGTTCTACCGGTCAATGTCAAGACCCGGGCCGCGTGTTCAAGGGCAAGAAGATGGCCGGTCATATGGGTGATGCCCGCGTGACCACGCAGAACCTGAAGGTTGTGCGCACTGATGTTGAGCGTGGCCTGATCATGGTCGAAGGCTCTGTACCGGGCGCCAAAGGCGGCTGGATCCAGGTCCGCGACGCGATCAAAAAGGCGCTGCCGGAAAACGTTCCGGTCCCGGGTGCTTTCAAAGCGTCCGCAGCGGCTGAGGCTGCCGGGAAGGAGAGCGAGTGA
- the rplD gene encoding 50S ribosomal protein L4 encodes MELQVKTLEGGAAGSITVSDEIFGLEPRTDLIHRVVRWQLAKRQAGTHKTLQRSEVTGSTKKFVRQKGSGGARHGNKKAPQFRGGGKAFGPVVRDHGHDLPKKVRALGLKHALSAKAKTDSIVVVEDAKAAEAKTKALKSQLNKLGLTSALVIDGAEVDNNFALASRNIPHLDVLPVQGINVYDILRANTLVLTKAAVSALEERFK; translated from the coding sequence ATGGAACTCCAGGTCAAAACCCTCGAAGGTGGGGCGGCCGGTTCGATCACGGTGTCTGACGAGATCTTTGGTCTCGAGCCGCGCACCGATTTGATCCACCGTGTTGTGCGCTGGCAGCTTGCCAAGCGCCAGGCGGGCACCCACAAGACGCTGCAGCGTTCGGAAGTCACTGGCTCGACGAAGAAATTCGTCCGCCAGAAAGGTTCCGGCGGTGCACGTCACGGCAACAAGAAGGCTCCGCAGTTCCGCGGCGGTGGTAAGGCATTCGGTCCGGTCGTTCGCGACCACGGCCATGACCTGCCAAAGAAAGTCCGCGCTCTGGGCCTGAAGCACGCTCTGTCGGCCAAAGCCAAGACAGACAGCATCGTTGTTGTTGAAGATGCAAAAGCTGCTGAAGCAAAAACCAAGGCTCTGAAGTCCCAGCTGAACAAGCTCGGCCTGACCAGCGCTCTGGTGATTGACGGCGCTGAAGTTGACAACAACTTCGCACTGGCTTCCCGCAACATTCCGCACCTGGATGTGTTGCCGGTTCAGGGCATCAATGTTTACGACATCCTGCGCGCCAACACGCTTGTGTTGACAAAAGCTGCGGTGTCCGCACTTGAGGAGCGCTTTAAATGA
- the rpsL gene encoding 30S ribosomal protein S12, with the protein MPTINQLIRKPRKDPPKRNKVPAMEACPQKRGVCTRVYTTTPKKPNSALRKVAKIRLTNGFEVIGYIPGEGHNLQEHSVVMIRGGRVKDLPGVRYHIIRGVLDTQGVKDRKQRRSKYGAKRPK; encoded by the coding sequence ATGCCGACCATCAACCAGTTGATCCGCAAGCCGCGGAAAGATCCGCCGAAGCGGAACAAAGTGCCGGCCATGGAGGCCTGCCCGCAGAAGCGTGGTGTTTGCACCCGCGTCTACACGACCACTCCGAAGAAGCCGAACTCGGCTCTGCGTAAAGTGGCGAAAATCCGTCTGACCAACGGCTTTGAAGTCATTGGATACATCCCGGGTGAAGGCCACAACCTTCAGGAACACTCCGTTGTGATGATCCGCGGCGGCCGTGTGAAGGATTTGCCGGGTGTCCGTTATCACATCATCCGTGGTGTGCTGGATACCCAGGGCGTTAAAGATCGTAAGCAGCGCCGTTCGAAGTACGGCGCCAAGCGGCCGAAGTAA
- the rpsS gene encoding 30S ribosomal protein S19 — MARSIWKGPFVDGYLLKKADKVRESGRNEVIKTWSRRSTILPQFVGLTFGVYNGQKHVPVLVSEEMIGHKFGEFSPSRTYYGHGADKKAKRK, encoded by the coding sequence GTGGCACGTTCGATCTGGAAAGGTCCGTTTGTCGACGGGTATCTGCTGAAGAAAGCGGACAAGGTACGCGAGTCCGGCCGGAACGAGGTCATCAAGACCTGGAGCCGCCGCTCGACGATCCTGCCGCAGTTCGTTGGTCTTACCTTCGGCGTCTACAACGGTCAGAAGCACGTTCCGGTGCTGGTGTCTGAAGAGATGATTGGTCACAAGTTCGGTGAGTTCTCACCGTCCCGGACCTATTACGGACACGGCGCCGACAAGAAGGCGAAGAGGAAGTAA
- the rplB gene encoding 50S ribosomal protein L2: protein MALKTFNPTSPGRRQLVQVDRSGLWKGKPVKTLTEGLSKSGGRNNTGRMTSPNRGGGHKRTYRLVDFKRRKWDVPATVERLEYDPNRTAFIALIRYEDGELSYILAPQRLAEGDTVVAGENVDVKPGNAAPLSKIPVGTIVHNIELKPGKGAQIARSAGAFVQIVGRDQGYTTLRLMSGEQRRVLGTCMATIGAVSNPDHANINLGKAGRSRWLGIKPHVRGVAMNPIDHPHGGGEGRTSGGRHPVTPWGKPTKGKRTRKNKQTDKYIVRSRHARKK from the coding sequence ATGGCACTTAAGACATTCAATCCGACGTCCCCAGGCCGCCGTCAGCTGGTTCAAGTTGACCGCTCCGGTCTGTGGAAGGGCAAGCCGGTCAAGACTTTGACCGAAGGCCTGTCCAAGTCCGGTGGTCGTAACAACACCGGCCGCATGACGTCTCCGAACCGCGGTGGCGGTCACAAGCGGACTTACCGTCTTGTCGACTTCAAACGGCGTAAATGGGACGTACCGGCAACGGTTGAGCGCCTCGAATACGATCCGAACCGGACCGCATTCATCGCTCTGATCCGTTATGAAGACGGTGAGCTGAGCTACATTCTGGCTCCGCAGCGTTTGGCCGAAGGCGACACTGTCGTAGCTGGCGAAAACGTCGACGTGAAGCCGGGCAATGCAGCTCCGCTGTCCAAAATTCCGGTCGGTACGATCGTGCACAACATCGAACTGAAGCCTGGTAAAGGCGCTCAGATCGCTCGTTCTGCCGGTGCGTTCGTTCAGATCGTTGGCCGTGACCAGGGTTACACAACGCTGCGCCTGATGTCTGGTGAGCAGCGCCGTGTTCTCGGCACTTGCATGGCCACTATTGGCGCTGTGTCCAACCCGGACCATGCCAACATCAACCTCGGTAAGGCAGGCCGTTCCCGCTGGCTCGGCATCAAACCGCATGTTCGCGGTGTTGCTATGAACCCGATCGATCACCCGCACGGTGGTGGTGAAGGCCGGACATCTGGCGGACGTCATCCGGTTACTCCTTGGGGTAAACCGACCAAAGGTAAGCGCACGCGGAAGAATAAGCAGACTGATAAGTATATCGTCCGCTCCCGCCACGCGCGTAAGAAGTAA
- the tuf gene encoding elongation factor Tu, with translation MAKEKFERNKPHVNIGTIGHVDHGKTTLTAAITMTLAEAGGAEAKAYDEIDGAPEEKARGITISTAHVEYETENRHYAHVDCPGHADYVKNMITGAAQMDGAILVCSAADGPMPQTREHILLARQVGVPALVVFMNKVDQVDDEELLELVEMEIRELLSSYEFPGDDIPIVKGSALAAVENRDAAIGRDAIRELMAQVDEYIPTPERPKDQPFLMPIEDVFSISGRGTVVTGRVERGVINVGEEVEIVGIKDTQKTTVTGVEMFRKLLDSGEAGDNIGALIRGVGREEVERGQVLCKPGSVNPHTKFKAEAYILTKEEGGRHTPFFTNYRPQFYFRTTDVTGVVHLPEGTEMVMPGDNVSVDVELIVPIAMEDGLRFAIREGGRTVGAGVVASIIE, from the coding sequence ATGGCGAAGGAAAAGTTTGAGCGCAATAAGCCGCACGTTAACATTGGCACGATTGGCCACGTTGACCACGGCAAGACGACGCTGACCGCTGCAATCACCATGACGCTTGCAGAAGCTGGTGGTGCAGAAGCAAAAGCCTATGATGAGATTGACGGTGCGCCTGAAGAAAAGGCACGCGGCATCACCATCTCCACGGCACACGTTGAGTATGAGACGGAAAACCGTCACTACGCTCACGTTGACTGCCCGGGCCACGCCGACTACGTGAAGAACATGATCACCGGTGCTGCGCAGATGGACGGCGCGATCCTGGTGTGTTCTGCAGCAGACGGCCCGATGCCACAGACCCGTGAGCACATCCTGCTTGCGCGTCAGGTTGGTGTTCCGGCTCTGGTTGTTTTCATGAACAAGGTTGACCAGGTCGACGACGAAGAGCTTCTTGAGCTCGTCGAAATGGAAATCCGTGAGCTGCTGTCTTCTTACGAATTCCCGGGCGACGACATTCCGATCGTTAAGGGTTCTGCGCTGGCAGCTGTTGAGAACCGTGATGCGGCGATTGGCCGTGACGCGATCCGTGAGCTGATGGCTCAGGTTGATGAGTACATTCCGACCCCGGAACGTCCGAAGGATCAGCCGTTCCTGATGCCGATCGAAGACGTGTTCTCAATCTCCGGCCGCGGTACTGTTGTGACCGGTCGTGTTGAGCGCGGTGTGATCAACGTGGGTGAAGAAGTCGAGATCGTCGGCATCAAGGACACCCAGAAGACCACGGTTACCGGCGTTGAAATGTTCCGCAAGCTGCTGGACAGCGGTGAAGCTGGCGACAACATCGGTGCTCTGATCCGCGGCGTTGGCCGTGAAGAGGTTGAGCGCGGCCAGGTTCTGTGTAAGCCGGGTTCTGTTAACCCGCACACGAAATTCAAGGCTGAGGCGTACATCCTCACAAAGGAAGAAGGTGGCCGTCACACGCCGTTCTTCACCAACTACCGTCCGCAGTTCTACTTCCGCACGACCGATGTGACGGGTGTGGTTCACCTGCCGGAAGGTACGGAAATGGTGATGCCGGGTGACAACGTCTCCGTCGACGTTGAGCTGATCGTGCCGATCGCCATGGAAGACGGCCTGCGCTTCGCGATCCGCGAAGGTGGCCGCACCGTCGGCGCCGGCGTCGTAGCCTCCATCATCGAATAA
- the rpsJ gene encoding 30S ribosomal protein S10, which yields MNGQNIRIRLKAFDHRILDASTKEIVNTAKRTGAQVRGPVPLPTRIEKYTVLRGPHIDKKSRDQFEMRTHKRLLDIVDPTPQTVDALMKLDLAAGVDVEIKL from the coding sequence ATGAACGGTCAGAATATCCGGATCCGCCTGAAGGCTTTTGACCACCGTATTCTCGATGCTTCCACCAAGGAAATCGTGAACACGGCAAAGCGGACCGGTGCACAGGTACGGGGTCCCGTGCCGCTGCCGACGCGGATCGAGAAGTACACCGTGCTTCGTGGCCCGCATATCGATAAGAAAAGCCGCGATCAGTTCGAGATGCGCACGCATAAGCGTCTGCTCGACATCGTTGACCCGACACCGCAGACCGTGGACGCGCTGATGAAGCTCGACCTGGCCGCTGGTGTCGACGTCGAGATCAAGCTCTGA
- the rplP gene encoding 50S ribosomal protein L16 yields the protein MLQPKRTKFRKQHKGRIHGLSKGGTDLNFGAFGLKALEPERVTARQIEAARRAMTRHMKRAGRVWIRIFPDLPVSSKPAEVRMGKGKGSPDYWACRVKPGRIMFEIDGVPEDIAREAMRLAAAKLPIKCRFVQRIGE from the coding sequence ATGCTGCAACCGAAGCGCACTAAGTTCCGCAAGCAGCACAAGGGCCGCATCCACGGCTTGTCGAAGGGGGGGACTGACCTCAACTTCGGCGCATTCGGTCTGAAGGCTCTGGAGCCGGAGCGGGTTACCGCTCGTCAGATCGAAGCGGCCCGTCGTGCTATGACCCGTCACATGAAACGTGCGGGTCGTGTTTGGATCCGTATCTTCCCGGATCTGCCGGTTTCTTCGAAACCTGCTGAAGTCCGCATGGGTAAGGGTAAGGGTTCTCCGGATTACTGGGCTTGCCGCGTCAAGCCGGGCCGGATCATGTTCGAAATTGACGGTGTGCCGGAAGACATTGCGCGTGAAGCAATGCGTCTTGCCGCTGCCAAGCTGCCGATCAAATGCCGTTTCGTTCAGCGTATCGGCGAATAA